CAGCAGATAGGACTGCTTGATGAACTCGAAAATGCCGCTGTTATTCCAGGCCGGGTCAGCGAATCGGCGGTCGTCCGGGGCGGGTTTTATTACCGGTTCCGGCGTTTCCCCCAGCATGCGCCGCGACGTATAGCGCCATAAATCGCCATAGGATCGCAAAAGCGACGCCTGCGCCTCGACCATCTGCGCCGGGTTGGCCAGCATACTGGTCGCCATGCTCTTGAAGGCGTCACCGATATTCAGGGGATCCGCGTGACCCAGCGGCGATTCGATGTCGCTTTCGTCCCTTAGCTGCTGCTTTTCGATATACATCTGCGCAATCTGCCGGATATGGTCGGCGACTTTCGCCAGATTTTGCGCCAGCTGGGCCACATCGGCTTCCGTATGGCTGGTCTCGTTTGCCTTGCTGTCCAATTGATTGCTCACAACATGTTCCCTATTCTTGCCACACTCTCAAACGATCCTTGCGACAGTTGTCGCAGTAGAGCGGCGAAGCAGGATATAGTTATGTTGCAGTGCAAAATAAATCAAGGCGAAGCTCCCGGTGACGCGCGGACAGGAGGCAGAATAGCGGTTTGGGCGCTGCTTGTCGCCATCTCGGTTCTGATGACCGCTTGCGAAAGCGTTCCGGATTACGTCAACCCGATGAAGTGGTTTGAGGATGACGCGCCTGAAGCCGCCCCGGAGCAGGGGTCCGCTTCGAAAGAGTTTCCCAATCTCGGATCCGTGCCCGAGCGTCCCGTAGTTCCGTCGCTCAAATCGCAGCAGGCGGAAATCCGCGAAGGGCTGGTCGCCGATCAGGAGAACGCGCGTTATACCGAAGAGGAAGTCCGCCAGGAAGTGGACCGCCGCGCGGGCGGGCTGCCGCAGGCGGCGGGACCGCGGGTCTCGTCCGTGCCGCCCGCGCCGCCGCCCGTTGCCAGGCCGAGCGTACCCCGCCCGGAAATTCCGGCGGCGCCAGACAATAGAGAGGTACCGGTCACGCGGCCGGGCGTACCGCCGCCGCCATCCGTGCCGGCGCCGCAGTCGGTTGCGCCACCCGAACCGCGTACCGCCGAATCCGTCGCGCCACTGCCGGTTTCGCCGCCGGCACCGAGCGTTGTTCCGCCGCCGCCATCTGTTGCCCCGCCGGCCAATACCACCCCGCCTGCGACAGCCGACGCGTCGCCGATATTGTCGGAGCCGCTGAAAGTGGGCACGATATATTTCGCCGAAAACGCCAAACACCTGCAATCGGCGGATGTCGCGATTCTGGAGCAGATCGCGGCAGCGCAGCGGGCGACGGGAAACCGGCTCAGGGTTGTCGGTCATGCCAGCGGCGGGGCCGGCGCTTCCAATTCGTCCCGTCGTTCGCGGGTGAATTACGAGGTATCGCTCAGCCGGGCGAACGCGGTTGTCTCCGCGCTGGTCAGCCTCGGCGTGTCGCCGGGTCAGATAACCGTGGAGGCATTGGGCGACACCGCGCCCCTCTATGCCGAATATACTGCGGCGGGCGAAGCGGCGAACCGGCGTGCGGAAATCTGGATGATGAACTGACCGGTACCGTGTCGCGCCGCCCTTACTTCGCGGCAGCCGGGTGGAGGCTTACCCGCACGCTTGCGTAGCCCGTCTGGCCGCCGCAAGGCGCGCGGCTCGCCCGGTCGGCGCATAGCAGGGCGATTTTCGGTGGCGCATCCCCGTCGGCGATAGTCGCCGCGATATCAATGGCATCCGGACGGGAAAACGGTCCCGCGATGACCTGAAACATAAGCGCGCCATCGTCCAGAACCATACGGACGACGGTCCGCAGGCCCGCATGCCGGGTCCGAACCGTCTCAGCCTCCTGAAACTGCCGGAACAGACCGATGATGAGGTAATGTTGCGCGCTGGCCGTTCGATCGCCGATTGCGCCTTCATCGGATTTACCGGCTGGCGGGAGACTATTGATCGTTTCGGCCATTGCGACCAGGACCCTGTCGACCGGCTCCAGGGCGCTGGATGATTCGTCGTTCCGGGCGCCGGACGCTTGTTCGTCGTTTCCTGCGGGGAGCAGGATTGCTACGGGTTCGGAAGCCACGGGGCCCGACGCCGGCTGGAGGTCGCCGTCAAGCCTTTCAGCCAGTGAAACCATGCTGTCGCGAAGATGCTTCGTGGCGCTGTCCTGCGCGGCCGTGTCTTCCGTCGCCGGTTCGCCCTGCGCCACGGCGATCCCGTTATTTTCATCGACATAGGCCTCGCACATGCCCAGACCCAAAACGATACGGTGTACGGCGCAGTCCTGCGATACCATGGCGGATACCGCATGGTCGGACATGCTTTTCCCCGTCGTCATATAGCTGAGCCCGGATGCCGCAAAGGATGCAATCTGAAGCGAGACGGGAAGCGCGCAGCCCGAAAGACCAATGCCGCTGAGGACAACGAATAAATACCGCATGATGACCTTTGATCATTGTAGGTTTGTTATTAATAGAAATCTGACAACAGGAAAGTAATAATTGCAACAACTATAGTATTGAAATTATTTAAAGATTCTTAAAAAAGTAACAGAAATTATATTGAAATATATTTAATTGTTATTGTTTATATTTATTGAAATTTATCGCCAATTGTCGGGTGGTTGCCGTTTCGGGTCACAATGACCCTGGTATCGCGGACGCTGAAATCCGTGCGATCGGCGCCGCTCAGGTGCTTCTGCCACATATGCGCGTATGCGGTCTCGAGCTCGCGGATGTGCAGGCCGTAATTCATCATGTTCCGGGCGAACCGTTCGCGTAGCGCATTGCGCAGCGACACCAGGCGATCCCGGTCGACGGCAAGGCTGGCGGCGGTCGCGACATAGCCGTCGACCGACCGGGCCGCGAGGTCGCCCATACCGAGCCTGGTGATGTACCGCAACCCCTGCCGGCCCATGAAGCTGTCCGATACCAGAGTAACCAGCGGGACGCCCATCAGCATGGTGTCGCAGGTCGTCGTTCCTCCGTTGCAGGGAAAAGGGTCGAGGGCGATATCGGCTTCGCCGATTCCCGACAGGTGATCGTTTCGCGTTGCGCGCATGCCCTGAAACGCCAGCCGCGCTGGATTGATGTCATGCGCGACAAACTGCCGACGGAACAGGTCAACGGTATCGGCATCGCCGAAATAGGACGCACTGCGCAGGATTAGCCGCGCATCCGGGACGGCCTGCAATATGGCGGACCATGCCCGGATCACCGCCGGCCCGATTTTCGTATGGTTGTTGAAACTGCCGAATGTAATGTAGCCATTTTTTTGAAACGGCGGCGGTGACAGCGCCGGGGCGTCGCCAGGGGGCAGGTAGCCGGGATGGTCCGTCAGGCGGACAAGGGACTCGGTATACAGATGTTCGACGCCGCCGGCAGGGTCGGCGAGCGGCTCGGTCAGAATGTAATCAACGGAATCCAGGCCCGTCGAGGCGACACGGTTGAAATAGCCGACCTGTATCGGGGCGGGGCGATGGGCCAGTACCCGATGATCCTTGCCGTTGTAGAAAGAGACCAGGACGAGGATATCGATCCCGTCCCGCCGAATTCGTTCGGCGGTCTGTTTCACGCTGTCGCCGGCAATATCCCGCCATGCATCGGCATGGCTTCCCAACCGCGCGGTGGTTTCGTCCTTGACCGGATTGCCGTGATACCCGGTGATGTGAAAGCGGCGGCGGTCGTGCCGGGCCAGAACCGGTTCGAGAAACCAGGATGTGACCCCGTAACACAGGTCGTAGGAGAGGTATCCAATCCGGATCCGTCCGTCCGGGCGCGGTGCGGCGGGGACAGGCGCCGGGCGGTTTCCCGCCTCGTGTTCCAGGTGCCGGCCGAGGTCGCGCCGAATGGCGAACAGGGCGGCGGCATCGGTATGCGGATCGAATGCGGAATAGAAGCACAGCGCCGACATCGCGTTGACGTTGTACGGCAGGATCGCATGCGACTGCCGAAAGAAGCATAACGCCGACTGCAGTTCGCCGCGCGCGATATGGATATCGCCCAGATCGTTCAGGGCATCGTACCGGCTGGCGTCGAGGGCAAGGGCGCGCTCCAGATAGGGAATTGCGGCACCGTGGTCGCCGGTTCGTTTCAGGCAGGCGCCGCAGGCATACTGCGCGTCGGCGGTATCGGGCAGGCGTTCGGCGGCCCGGCGCGCAGGCGATACCGCTTCGGCGAATTTTTCCTGCGCCATCAGGCAGCGGGCGTGGAAAAGCTGTAATCCGCCGTCATCCGGCAAGTGCCGGATGACCCGCTTAACCGATTTTGTGGCGTCCTCCAGGCGGCGCAGGGACAGCAGCGCGGTGGCGCGCATCAGTTCCGCTTCGACGTTTTCCGGATCGATTTCCAGCACGGCGTCTGCGGCGGCCAGGGACCCGCTCCAGTCGCCGAGCGCCTTGCGGATTCTCGCCTGCCGCATCATGGCGGCGGCCTCGCGTCGCTCGAGGGAACCGTCTTCGTGCATGCCCTCACTTTCCGCAAATGGCGACCATATTCCGGCCACAGATTACCGCGTATGTATAGCCGCTTCGCGCCGGTTCTGTCCTGTTTGCGGCAAGGGCGCCAACTTGCTGTCGACACTTGGCCTGACTGGCGTTACATAAGCGGCGGGAATTCCCTCGGAATCGGCCTTTCAACAGTGTGAGGAAGCGTTGGCTGAGAAAGCCACGCTAGTGATTGATGGAAGAAGAATTTTACAAGATCAAGCGCCTGCCACCTTATGTGTTCGCGGAAGTGAATGCCATGAAGGCCGCGGCCCGCGCCGCCGGCGAGGACATCATTGATCTTGGCATGGGCAATCCCGATATGCCGCCCGCGCCGCATATCGTTGAAAAGCTTGTGGAAACCGTGCGCAATCCGCGCACCCATCGCTATTCCAACTCGCGCGGCATTCCCGGGCTGCGCAAGGCGCTGGCCGCCTATTACGACCGCCGTTTCGGCGTCGATCTCGACTTCGAAAAGGAAGCCATTGTCACCCTGGGGTCGAAGGAAGGCCTCGCCAATCTTGCGCAGGCGATCACCAGCCCGGGCGATACGCTTCTGGTGCCGAATCCCTCCTACCCGATCCATCAGTTCGGGTTCGTGATCGCCGGCGGCTCGGTCAGGCATGTGCCGGTGGAGCCGGGACCGGAATTTATCGCGGCGCTGGAGCGGGCGGTCATTCATTCGGTGCCGAAGCCGATCGCCCTGGTGCTGAATTACCCGTCCAATCCGACGGCCTTTACCGCCGACCTCGATTTCTACGGCGAAGTGCTGGACTTCTGCCGCCGTCACCAGATCTATATCCTCTCGGATCTGGCCTATGCCGAAATCTATTTCGACGCCGATAATCCGCCGCCGTCGATTCTTCAGATTCCGGGGGCCAAGGATATCGCCATCGAGTTCACCTCCTGCAGCAAGACCTATTCGATGCCTGGCTGGCGGGTCGGCTTCGCCGCCGGTAATCCGCGCCTGATCGCGGCCCTGGCGCGGGTTAAAAGCTATCTCGACTACGGCGCGTTCACGCCGATCCAGGTCGCGGCGACGACGGCCCTGAACGGCCCGCAGGAATGCGTCGAAGAAGTTCGTCAGATTTACAAGGAGCGCCGCGAGGTGCTGATCGACGGGCTGTCGCGGGCCGGGTGGAATGTACCGAGCCCGCCGGCAACCATGTTCGCCTGGGCGCCCCTGCCGGCGGAGTTCGCGGCAATGGGCAGTGTCGAATTTTCCAAGCGCCTGCTCGAAGAGGCCGGCGTCGCCGTATCGCCCGGCCTCGGGTTTGGCGAACACGGTGAAGGCTATGTCCGCATCGCGCTGTGCGAAAATACCCATCGTATCCGGCAGGCGACGCGCAATATCCGGCGCTTCCTGTCCAGCGGCGACGCGGAACCGCATGAGACCCCGTTGAAAAGGAGCGCGTTGTCGTGAGTTCCCCTGTACGTGTTGCCGTTGCCGGTCTGGGAAATGTCGGCGCGGAAACCGTCCGCCTGCTCGCCGGCCAGAAGGATCTGCTGGCCCTGCGCTGCGGCCGGCCGATTGTGGTTACGGCGGTATCGGCGCGCGATTCGTCGCGCGACCGGGGCATTTCGCTGGACGGAATCGCCTGGTTTGACGACCCGGTCGCCATGGCGCGCGATGCGGAAGCCGATCTAGTCCTGGAACTGATCGGCGGCAGCGAAGGCGTCGCGCATGAGGTGTGCAAGGCGGCCATCGGCGCCGGGCGCCACGTGGTCACGGCGAACAAGGCGCTGATCGCGGTGCATGGCGCGTCGCTCGGTACGGCGGCGGAAGCGGCTGGCGTATCGCTGGCATATGAATCCGCGGTGGCGGGCGGTATCCCCATTATCAAGGCACTGCGCGAGGGTCTGGCGGCGAACCAGGTATTCCGCCTGCATGGCATCCTGAACGGCACCTGCAACTATATCCTGACCACGATGCGGGAAACCGGCCGGGATTTCGACGACGTCCTGCGGGACGCGCAGGAACTTGGATACGCCGAAGCCGATCCTAGTTTTGATATCGACGGCGTGGACGCCGCGCATAAACTGGCAATTCTCACCAGCGTCGCATTCGGCTGCGCCATCGATTTCGACGCCGTCCATATCGAGGGCATTCGCCATATCGGCGCCATCGATATCGCCTTTGCGACGGAACTCGGCTATCGCATCAAGCTGCTGGGAATCGCGGAGCAGACGGACGCCGGTATCCAGCAGCGGGTGCATCCGGTCATGGTGCCGGTCGCTGCCCCGATTGCGGCGGTAGAGGGTGTCTTTAACGCGATTGTCAGCGATGGCGACTATGTCGGCACGACCATGTTCCAGGGCCGGGGCGCCGGCGGCGGTCCCACGGCATCGGCGGTTGTCGCCGATATCGTCGATATCGCGCGTGGTCAGACGGTTCCGATATTCGGCGTGCCGGTTGCGGCGCAGCAGCCGATGCGGGTTCAGCCGCTGGAGAACCGCATCGGACTCTATTTCGTCCGTTTCATGGTGCACGACAAGCCGGGCGTTTTTGCGGAAATTGCCGCGGCCCTGCGCGACGCCGAAATTTCCATCGAATCCGCGATCCAGCGGGGCCGCGCCGCGGGCGGCGTCGTGCCACTGGTTGTGACGACGCATGAAGCCCGTGAAGCCGCCATGCAGCAGGCGCTGGGCCGGATCGCGGCGCTGGACAGCGTCACGGAGCCGCCGCGGATGATCCGGATAGAGACTTTTTGACAAGCTGCAACCCATTTGCAGTAGCGGGATGACTTGTCGTTCGGTGTACACTTCGGGTCGAATTATACGACAGGATCGACGGGAGGTTTGCCGAGATGAGCGAAGATTATAGTACCATGGACCGTAACCTGGCGCTGGAAGCCGTCCGGGTGACGGAAGCGGCCGCGCTGGCGGCATCGCGCTGGATGGGGCGCGGGGATGAAAAGGCGGCGGACCAGGCGGCCGTGGACGCCATGCGCCAGGCGCTGAACAGCCTCACCATCGATGGCACCGTCGTGATCGGCGAGGGCGAGCGCGATGAGGCGCCGATGCTGTATATCGGCGAAAAAGTGGGCAAGGGCGGCGGCCCGAAGGTCGATATCGCCCTTGACCCGCTGGAAGGCACCACGATTACGGCGAAAGGCGGGACGAACGCGCTTGCCGTCATCGCCATGGCCGATTCCGGCAATTTCCTGAATGCGCCGGACGTCTATATGGACAAGATTGCCGTCGGTGCGGGTCTGCCGGAAGGGGTGGTCGACCTGGATATGACGCCGGCGGAAAACCTCGCCAGTCTGGCGAAGGCGAAAAAGAAGGAAATCAGCGACGTCGTCGTCTGCATCCTCGACCGGCCGCGCCATGCGGAACTGATCAAGGCGGTGCGCGATGCGGGCGCGCGCATCATGCTGATCGGCGACGGCGACGTTTCCGGCGTCATCGCGACCTCCACCGGCGACAGTGGCGTCGATCTGTACATGGGCAGCGGCGGCGCCCCGGAAGGTGTGCTGGCGGCCGCGGCATTGCGCTGTATAGGCGGGCAGATGCAGGGCCGTCTGCTGTTCCGCAACGACGATGAGCGGGGGCGGGCGAAGAAGTGGGGCATTACCGACCTTGACCGTAAATACGGTCTCCTCGACCTGGCTTCGGGCGACGTCATGTTCGCCGCAACGGGCGTGACCGACGGGACCATGGTGCGCGGCGTCCGTCGGACCGGGACCGGCGCCTTTACCGAATCCATCATCATGCGGTCGAAAAGCGGCACTGTGCGCAAAATCAGCGCGGATCACGACTTTACCCGCAAAACAGGGTTCAAGTATATGGACGAATGAGCGGTATCCGTCCGGTATTTCTGGGGGTTGAGCGTTCGGTCAGCGGGAAGTGCTGGCGGGCGCGTGGCGATGACGACCGGTTGGGCCTTGCCTTGTCGCAGCGGTTTGGCCTGCCGGAAGCCGTCGGTCGGGTCATGGCCGCGCGCGGTATTTCCCTTGACGCCGCCGAGGCGTTTCTTAACCCGTCCCTGAAGGACCATCTGCCCGATCCGGCGCATCTGCTGGATATGGACAAGGCCGTATCGCGACTGGTCGAGGCGGTGCGGTCTGGCGAAACCATCGGCATCTTCGGCGATTACGACGTGGACGGCGCCACGGCATCGGCCGTGCTGGCGCGATTCTTCGAAGCCGCCGGCGGCAGGACGCGGATCTACATTCCCGACCGCCGCACAGAGGGGTATGGCCCGAACGCGGATGCGATGCGACTGCTGGCGGGCGAGGGAATCCGCACCGTCGTGACCGTCGATTGCGGAATTACGGCCTTCGAACCGCTGGAGGCGGCGCGGGCGGCGGGCCTCGATGTCATCGTTGTCGATCATCATGTTGCCGAGCCGCGCCTGCCGGCGGCGCATGCCGTTATCAATCCGAACCGGCTGGACGATACAAGCCCCCATGGCGCGATGGCGGCGGTCGGCGTGGCCTTCCTGGTTGCCGTTGCCGTGAACCGGGCCCTGCGCGACACGGGATGGTTCGAGGGAAAGCAACCGCCGGATCTGCTGGACCTGCTGGACCTCGTTGCGCTGGGCACCGTTTGCGATGTGGTGCCGCTGACCGGCGTCAACCGGGTTTTTGTCTGCCAGGGACTCAAGGTCATGGCGCGCCGCCGCAATATCGGCCTGGCGGCGCTCGCCGATGTCGGCCGGGTCAGCGAGACGCCGGATGCCTATCATGCCGGCTTTATCATGGGGCCGCGGGTGAATGCCGGCGGACGGGTCGGGGAGGCCGGCCTCGGCGCGCGGTTGTTGACCACGCATGAACCGGACGAGGCGCGGACCATTGCTGCGCGGCTCGACGCCTTTAACGAGGAGCGGCGGGCTATCGAGGCGGCCTGCCTTGAAGAGGCAATCGAGCAGGTCGAAACCCGCAAGGGGAACGAGATGGCCGGGCGCGAACTGGTGTTCGCCGCGGCGGAGGGATGGCATCCCGGCGTGATCGGCATTGTCGCCAGCCGCCTCAAGGACCGTTACAACCGGCCCGCCTGTGTCGTCGCCTATGAGGAGAACGGAATCGGCAAGGGCTCCGGGCGTTCCGTGCGCGGCGTCGATCTCGGCTCCGCGGTGGTCGCCGCGCGCCAGACAGGCCTGCTGATCAATGGCGGCGGACATACGATGGCGGCGGGATTCACGCTGGAGCGCGGCGCGGAGGCTGCGTTCCAGGAATTTCTCGCGGCCCGGATCGCCGACGACATCGGAACGGACGGCATTGTCGCGGAACTGGGGATCGACGGAAGCCTGCAGGCGGCCGGCGCAACGGTCGATTTTATCCAGTCGCTGGAGCGGCTGGCGCCGTTCGGGGCAGGGAATGCACGGCCACGCTTCGGTTTTCCGGCGGTCCGGATCCTGAAGGCCGATGTGGTGGGGCGCGACCATGTGCGCTGTTTCATCGGCGGCGAGGGAGGCGCGCGCCTCAAGGGTATCGCCTTCCGGGCGGTGGACACGCCATTGGGTGACATGCTGCTGCGCTCCGGCGGCATGCCAATGCATCTGGCGGGACATCTGCTGCGCGACCGCTGGCGCGGGAAAGACGAATCCCAGCTGGTTATCGAGGACGCCGCGAGGCTCTAACCTTTCAGCCGCGTCGCGACCTGGTGCATCTCGTCGACCACCTTGATGGTCTGGGCGGCCGAGGAATAGGCGCGCTGGGTGATGATCAGCTTGCTGAACTCAGTGGCGAGATCGGCGGCGGAATTCTCGATGGCCTGGGGCGAAAATGTGCCGAAGGATGTCTGGTCGGCTTCCAGCAGTCGAAGTTCGCCGGATTCGGTGCTGAGGGAAAAACTGGTCCCCTGCTGGGGCGTCAGCCCGTTCTGATTGCGGACGACGGCGAGCGGCAGCTTGGCGAGACCCTGGGTCAATCCGTTGCTGAACCGGCCGACGATTTCACCGGCGGCGTTGACCCTGGCTTCCACAAGCGTACCGGTCGTATTGCCGTTTGACGATATGGCCTGTGGCGTAAAGGCGCCGCCGAACTGGCTCATGCCGGAAAAATCGACGGCGATCGAACTGGCGGCCGCGGTCGCCGGGTTTGCCCAGGTGATGCCGACAGTCTGGTTCGCGGGCGATATGATCTGACCGAATGCATCGAAGGTCATGGCGAAAGGCGATCCGGCGGATACCGCGCCGTCCGGCGTCGTCGCCACCACGTCCCAGGTATCCAGCGCCGCGTTCTTGGTGAAATCGAACAGCACGGTGTGGGCGTTCCCAAGGTCGTCGAAGACGCCGACGCTCAGGTCGAAACTGGCCGCCGTCGCCGATCCGGCGGGGAGATTGGCCGACATGGTCGCCGTGGTTGTCGCCGCGGCGGCGGACAGGGCGGCGCCCGCATCGACCCGGATGGGCTGCAGCGAACCCAGGGTGTTGCCAATGGAAAAGCCGCCGGCGCCGTCGCTGGGCCAGCCCTGGATGAAATTGCCGTTCTGGTCGGTCAGGAAAGCCTGTTCCGCCCCGGCGGCGCCGACCACGCGCAGGTCGATAGACCCGGCGCGGGTCAGCAATGTACTGCCGGACCCGTCGAACGCCGTGTTGGTCACCAGAAATCCGGTGCCGTCGATGGCTACGTCGAGACTGCGGTTGGTGCTGATGATAGCGCCCTGCTGCTCGATCAGATTGCGGGTCGCGGGCTTGATTCCGCTGAACTGGCTGAAGATGGAGCCGTTCCTGTTGGTCACCAGATCCGAAAACAGCGTCTCCGAATTCTTGAACCCGCTCGTGGTCAGGTTGGAGACGTTCTGACTGATCGAGGCAAATGCGGCGCTATGGCCATTCAGCGCCGTAATGCTCGGCATATACATGTAGCTCGCCGTCATGTCCCTGTCTCCGGTTGCCTTTGCGCTGTGATGTTGCAAGCGGGATGCCAGAGCGCGATTCCTGAAAACTTCGTAAAATCAGTTGGTTGTTGAATTTTCGATTGTCCGGAATTTCGGCCGGGGGCGGCAAAACCCGCCGATGGCGGCAAGACTTGCCGGGCATGACAAAGGACGCGGAATAGGGTTGACCTGCGGGGCCGCGCCGATTAAACCTCCGATCCTGACGTCCCCATCGTCTAGAGGCCTAGGACACTGCCCTTTCACGGCGGCAACAGGGGTTCGAATCCCCTTGGGGACGCCACTCTGGCGCAAAAGTGGGCACTTCTTCGTCCGCGCCACCAGAGCGGGCGATACCCGTTTCCAGTGCGCGCTCGGACCCGTAAATTCTGATTTCTTCGTCATGAACTCGATGCGCTGTACGAACAGACGCAGATAGGCCTGTTGTAGCTTGCGGTCGCCGTGCATTAGCGTTTCCCGCATGGCGGTTGCGAATAAAGCGCCCAGCGAACTGGATCCAAATGCGTATCACTGGTCGAATTTTTATCCCGGGCGTCATTGCCATAATTGTTAGTCTGCCCATTGTCGCGATATTTATGCCGCAACAGATGACGTTGTACGGCATCATCTTGACGATAATGAGCGGTCTCACGGCACACGAACGTAAGCCTGTCTGGCATTTTGATATCGGACTCCGACTCGACCCATTTTTGATCGCGATGCTCGCGTTTTTGGGCTATGCGGCGCTTACCGCGCTTTGGTCTCTTGATGAAGAGCAGACATTTCGACGGTGGTTTCGGATATGCGGGCTCGCAATCCTTGGGTATTTTGCAATCCATTGTTCCGCGCGCGTCGCCGAACAGAATGCAAAGCTGGCATGGGTGATGGCGGCAAGTGTATTAATCTTGTTTGCCGTATTCGTCTTCGAACTTTTCACCGGGTTCCTCGCCGCGTCCGTATGGCAGGACGAGATAGCCATAGCGCGGGCAAATTTACTGAATCGTCCCTCCATGATTCTAGGCCTGGTTATTTGGCCGGCACTGCTCGTTCTTTGGTGTCGGGGTTTTCGTTGGATCCCAGTATTGATTGGACTATCGCTTCCTGTCGCGTTCTTTTTTACAAGTAGCTTGGGGGCGTTCTTGGCGGCAACTTTGGCGTGTGTCGTCTGGGCTGTAGCTTCCATCTTCGCGCGTCTTTGCGCGTGGCTTATTGGGATAGCCTTCGCGATTTCGATGATTGCGATACCGATTCTCGCGCTCAATGTGCCGTTGATAAATAGTGGGTTGGCGTTATTCGCTCGCTATGAATTCTTTTCTGGAGCGCACAGGCTTGGGATTTGGAACTTCGTCGCAACCATGATCCGGGAACGGCCGCTGCTGGGCTGGGGCCTGGACAGTGCACGAAATATTCCCCAAGCAGATTTACCTCTCGCCTCCGTCCTTTCTAAAGCTGTGGTCCTGGATTATCCCACCATACCTACCTTGCCGCTCAGCCCCGCTATGCCGCTTCACCCACACAATGCGGCGCTGCAAATTATTCTGGAAACCGGGGTGGTCGGCGCCGCTTTATTTT
This Alphaproteobacteria bacterium DNA region includes the following protein-coding sequences:
- a CDS encoding tetratricopeptide repeat protein codes for the protein MHEDGSLERREAAAMMRQARIRKALGDWSGSLAAADAVLEIDPENVEAELMRATALLSLRRLEDATKSVKRVIRHLPDDGGLQLFHARCLMAQEKFAEAVSPARRAAERLPDTADAQYACGACLKRTGDHGAAIPYLERALALDASRYDALNDLGDIHIARGELQSALCFFRQSHAILPYNVNAMSALCFYSAFDPHTDAAALFAIRRDLGRHLEHEAGNRPAPVPAAPRPDGRIRIGYLSYDLCYGVTSWFLEPVLARHDRRRFHITGYHGNPVKDETTARLGSHADAWRDIAGDSVKQTAERIRRDGIDILVLVSFYNGKDHRVLAHRPAPIQVGYFNRVASTGLDSVDYILTEPLADPAGGVEHLYTESLVRLTDHPGYLPPGDAPALSPPPFQKNGYITFGSFNNHTKIGPAVIRAWSAILQAVPDARLILRSASYFGDADTVDLFRRQFVAHDINPARLAFQGMRATRNDHLSGIGEADIALDPFPCNGGTTTCDTMLMGVPLVTLVSDSFMGRQGLRYITRLGMGDLAARSVDGYVATAASLAVDRDRLVSLRNALRERFARNMMNYGLHIRELETAYAHMWQKHLSGADRTDFSVRDTRVIVTRNGNHPTIGDKFQ
- a CDS encoding LL-diaminopimelate aminotransferase codes for the protein MEEEFYKIKRLPPYVFAEVNAMKAAARAAGEDIIDLGMGNPDMPPAPHIVEKLVETVRNPRTHRYSNSRGIPGLRKALAAYYDRRFGVDLDFEKEAIVTLGSKEGLANLAQAITSPGDTLLVPNPSYPIHQFGFVIAGGSVRHVPVEPGPEFIAALERAVIHSVPKPIALVLNYPSNPTAFTADLDFYGEVLDFCRRHQIYILSDLAYAEIYFDADNPPPSILQIPGAKDIAIEFTSCSKTYSMPGWRVGFAAGNPRLIAALARVKSYLDYGAFTPIQVAATTALNGPQECVEEVRQIYKERREVLIDGLSRAGWNVPSPPATMFAWAPLPAEFAAMGSVEFSKRLLEEAGVAVSPGLGFGEHGEGYVRIALCENTHRIRQATRNIRRFLSSGDAEPHETPLKRSALS
- the recJ gene encoding single-stranded-DNA-specific exonuclease RecJ; amino-acid sequence: MSGIRPVFLGVERSVSGKCWRARGDDDRLGLALSQRFGLPEAVGRVMAARGISLDAAEAFLNPSLKDHLPDPAHLLDMDKAVSRLVEAVRSGETIGIFGDYDVDGATASAVLARFFEAAGGRTRIYIPDRRTEGYGPNADAMRLLAGEGIRTVVTVDCGITAFEPLEAARAAGLDVIVVDHHVAEPRLPAAHAVINPNRLDDTSPHGAMAAVGVAFLVAVAVNRALRDTGWFEGKQPPDLLDLLDLVALGTVCDVVPLTGVNRVFVCQGLKVMARRRNIGLAALADVGRVSETPDAYHAGFIMGPRVNAGGRVGEAGLGARLLTTHEPDEARTIAARLDAFNEERRAIEAACLEEAIEQVETRKGNEMAGRELVFAAAEGWHPGVIGIVASRLKDRYNRPACVVAYEENGIGKGSGRSVRGVDLGSAVVAARQTGLLINGGGHTMAAGFTLERGAEAAFQEFLAARIADDIGTDGIVAELGIDGSLQAAGATVDFIQSLERLAPFGAGNARPRFGFPAVRILKADVVGRDHVRCFIGGEGGARLKGIAFRAVDTPLGDMLLRSGGMPMHLAGHLLRDRWRGKDESQLVIEDAARL
- the glpX gene encoding class II fructose-bisphosphatase — protein: MSEDYSTMDRNLALEAVRVTEAAALAASRWMGRGDEKAADQAAVDAMRQALNSLTIDGTVVIGEGERDEAPMLYIGEKVGKGGGPKVDIALDPLEGTTITAKGGTNALAVIAMADSGNFLNAPDVYMDKIAVGAGLPEGVVDLDMTPAENLASLAKAKKKEISDVVVCILDRPRHAELIKAVRDAGARIMLIGDGDVSGVIATSTGDSGVDLYMGSGGAPEGVLAAAALRCIGGQMQGRLLFRNDDERGRAKKWGITDLDRKYGLLDLASGDVMFAATGVTDGTMVRGVRRTGTGAFTESIIMRSKSGTVRKISADHDFTRKTGFKYMDE
- a CDS encoding homoserine dehydrogenase, encoding MSSPVRVAVAGLGNVGAETVRLLAGQKDLLALRCGRPIVVTAVSARDSSRDRGISLDGIAWFDDPVAMARDAEADLVLELIGGSEGVAHEVCKAAIGAGRHVVTANKALIAVHGASLGTAAEAAGVSLAYESAVAGGIPIIKALREGLAANQVFRLHGILNGTCNYILTTMRETGRDFDDVLRDAQELGYAEADPSFDIDGVDAAHKLAILTSVAFGCAIDFDAVHIEGIRHIGAIDIAFATELGYRIKLLGIAEQTDAGIQQRVHPVMVPVAAPIAAVEGVFNAIVSDGDYVGTTMFQGRGAGGGPTASAVVADIVDIARGQTVPIFGVPVAAQQPMRVQPLENRIGLYFVRFMVHDKPGVFAEIAAALRDAEISIESAIQRGRAAGGVVPLVVTTHEAREAAMQQALGRIAALDSVTEPPRMIRIETF
- a CDS encoding OmpA family protein, which translates into the protein MKWFEDDAPEAAPEQGSASKEFPNLGSVPERPVVPSLKSQQAEIREGLVADQENARYTEEEVRQEVDRRAGGLPQAAGPRVSSVPPAPPPVARPSVPRPEIPAAPDNREVPVTRPGVPPPPSVPAPQSVAPPEPRTAESVAPLPVSPPAPSVVPPPPSVAPPANTTPPATADASPILSEPLKVGTIYFAENAKHLQSADVAILEQIAAAQRATGNRLRVVGHASGGAGASNSSRRSRVNYEVSLSRANAVVSALVSLGVSPGQITVEALGDTAPLYAEYTAAGEAANRRAEIWMMN